One genomic window of Quercus robur chromosome 6, dhQueRobu3.1, whole genome shotgun sequence includes the following:
- the LOC126688814 gene encoding transketolase, chloroplastic-like isoform X1 has translation MSFLWCIGSCKFKQTMEKDWRRSGTLSLTTTKKWSASEPVDATRGYSEKCLNQLAKVLPGLIGGSADLATSNKAYLHDFKDFSQPNSPWGRNSRYGVREHSMAGISNGLALHGSGLIPFAATFLIFSDYMKNSIRLSALSKSGVIYIMTHDSIGLGEDGPTHQPVEQLAGLRAVPRLLVFRPADGNETAGAYKMAVANRDVPSLIALSRQKVAAHLEGTSASGVERGGYIVSDNSGNDLPEIMLIGTGSELCLCEGSAKMLRKEGRRVRVVSLVCWRLFDQQAKEYKEYVLPPRVSKRVSVEAGSPMGWREYVGGQGWVIGVEDFGASGAYLDTFKKFGFTEENVTRVTKS, from the exons ATGTCCTTCCTATGGTGTATAG GGAGTTGCAAATTCAAACAGACCATGGAGAAAGACTGGAGGAGGAGTGGTACTCTAAGCTTAACTACTACCAAA AAATGGTCTGCATCAGAACCAGTAGATGCTACTCGTGGCTACTCAGAGAAGTGCTTAAACCAGCTTGCCAAGGTGCTTCCAGGACTAATCGGTGGAAGTGCAGACCTTGCAACATCTAACAAAGCTTATCTCCACGATTTCAAAGACTTCAGCCAGCCCAACTCCCCATGGGGCCGCAACAGCAGGTATGGAGTTCGTGAGCACTCAATGGCCGGAATTTCTAATGGTCTGGCATTGCATGGAAGTGGTCTCATACCATTTGCAGCCACTTTCCTTATATTTTCTGACTACATGAAGAATTCAATCCGACTCTCTGCTTTAAGCAAATCCGGAGTCATCTATATCATGACACATGACTCAATTGGTCTTGGGGAAGATGGCCCAACTCACCAGCCAGTGGAACAACTTGCTGGCCTTCGAGCTGTGCCACGGCTTCTAGTTTTCAGGCCTGCTGATGGCAACGAGACTGCTGGAGCTTACAAAATGGCTGTTGCAAACCGGGATGTTCCTAGTCTTATTGCACTATCAAGGCAAAAAGTAGCAGCACACTTGGAAGGAACATCAGCAAGTGGAGTTGAAAGAGGTGGGTACATAGTGAGTGATAATTCTGGGAATGATTTGCCAGAAATAATGTTGATTGGTACTGGATCCGAGCTATGCCTTTGTGAAGGGAGTGCCAAGATGTTAAGGAAAGAAGGGAGGAGAGTGAGGGTGGTTTCACTAGTGTGTTGGCGGCTCTTTGATCAACAGGCAAAGGAGTACAAGGAGTATGTCTTGCCCCCAAGAGTTTCAAAGCGAGTTAGTGTTGAGGCTGGCTCACCAATGGGCTGGAGGGAGTACGTGGGAGGACAAGGTTGGGTGATTGGAGTGGAGGATTTTGGAGCTAGTGGGGCTTATTTGGATACGTTTAAGAAGTTTGGTTTTACTGAAGAAAATGTTACTAGGGTCACTAAGTCCTAG
- the LOC126688814 gene encoding transketolase, chloroplastic-like isoform X2, with product MLIVDSVQHAKAGHPGMALGMAEVGYVLYRHVMRYNPRNPKWFNRDRFVLSAGHGCLLQYVCLHIAGFQSVQLQDQQRLCKLGSRTPGHPENVVTDGIEVTTGPLGQGVANAVGLALAEAHLAARFNKPDAILVDHRTYCIMGDGCAMEGISHEAASLAAHWKLNKLTLIYDDNHNTIDGPTTLALSEDISTRFKALGWNTITVENIHSNMNSFKDALCSAFSENEKPTFIRVKTLIGKLSGKEGTSKAHHGTFDEDDMKKMKQKVNWSDRGPFHVLPMVYRELQIQTDHGERLEEEWYSKLNYYQSKYPEESVEFKILLNGGLVPGWESSLPVFSHNFK from the exons ATGCTTATTGTTGATTCGGTGCAACATGCCAAGGCTGGCCACCCTGGTATGGCGCTTGGAATGGCTGAAGTGGGTTATGTGCTATATAGGCATGTCATGAGGTACAATCCCAGAAACCCCAAATGGTTTAATAGGGACAGGTTTGTTTTGAGTGCTGGCCATGGTTGCTTGCTTCAGTATGTTTGCCTTCACATCGCTGGTTTTCAATCAGTTCAG TTGCAAGATCAACAACGCTTGTGTAAGCTTGGGAGTCGGACCCCAGGTCACCCTGAGAATGTGGTGACAGATGGCATTGAAGTGACAACGG GCCCCCTTGGACAAGGTGTAGCTAATGCTGTCGGTCTAGCCTTAGCAGAAGCTCACTTAGCAGCAAGATTCAACAAACCTGATGCTATTCTTGTTGACCATCGGAC ATATTGCATCATGGGTGATGGTTGTGCAATGGAAGGCATATCTCATGAAGCTGCATCCTTGGCTGCTCATTGGAAGCTTAATAAGCTTACACTAATATATGATGATAATCATAATACCATTGATGGACCGACAACCTTAGCATTGTCTGAAGATATATCTACTCGATTCAAGGCTCTTGGTTGGAATACAATCACTGTGGAGAACATACACAGTAATATGAATTCATTCAAGGATGCCCTCTGTTCTGCTTTCAGTGAAAATGAGAAACCGACTTTCATCAGG GTGAAGACACTAATAGGAAAATTGTCCGGGAAGGAAGGAACATCGAAAGCTCATCATGGTACCTTCGACGAAGatgatatgaaaaaaatgaaacaaaaagttAATTGGAGTGATCGTGGGCCATTCCATGTCCTTCCTATGGTGTATAG GGAGTTGCAAATTCAAACAGACCATGGAGAAAGACTGGAGGAGGAGTGGTACTCTAAGCTTAACTACTACCAAAGTAAATATCCAGAAGAGTCTGTAGAATTTAAAATTCTCCTCAATGGAGGTCTAGTTCCTGGCTGGGAAAGCTCATTGCCGGTTTTTTCACACAACTTCAAATGA